A genome region from Brassica oleracea var. oleracea cultivar TO1000 chromosome C2, BOL, whole genome shotgun sequence includes the following:
- the LOC106326468 gene encoding putative lipid-transfer protein DIR1 codes for MGKNNILTQSTVLAMVLTAAIMVKEVTSLTICQIDINDMQKCRPAVTGINPPPPVSECCVVVRSANLECFCRFKFYLPILGIDPSKVAALVAKCGVIAIPPSCRV; via the exons ATGGGGAAGAACAATATCCTTACGCAATCTACAGTTCTTGCAATGGTTTTAACCGCTGCAATAATGGTGAAAGAAGTTACAAGCCTTACCATTTGCCAAATCGACATAAACGATATGCAGAAATGTCGTCCAGCCGTCACTGGAATCAACCCCCCGCCTCCGGTCAGCGAGTGCTGCGTAGTGGTCCGATCCGCTAATTTGGAATGCTTCTGCAGATTCAAGTTTTATCTCCCTATTTTAGGGATTGATCCATCTAAAGTTGCGGCTCTTGTAGCCAAATGTGGCGTTATAGCAATCCCTCCTAGTTGCCGAG TTTGA
- the LOC106325908 gene encoding putative lipid-transfer protein DIR1: MGKNNTRILITVLALVLTAVMMIQEAKSIPLCNVDTNDLQKCRPAVTGNHPPPPTSACCTVAKTANLECLCPFLSRSGIDPSKLKALFANCGVNNPSCLP, from the exons ATGGGTAAGAACAATACAAGAATCCTCATCACAGTTCTTGCGCTGGTGTTAACCGCAGTGATGATGATCCAAGAAGCTAAGAGCATTCCCCTATGTAACGTCGACACAAATGACTTGCAGAAATGTCGTCCAGCTGTCACTGGAAACCACCCGCCACCTCCGACTTCCGCCTGCTGCACAGTGGCCAAAACCGCGAATCTTGAATGTCTCTGCCCGTTCCTCTCCAGGTCCGGGATTGACCCATCAAAACTCAAGGCTCTTTTTGCCAATTGTGGCGTTAACAATCCATCATGCTTGCCATG A
- the LOC106325007 gene encoding putative lipid-transfer protein DIR1, with product MGKNNARILITVLAMVLTAAMMIQEGKSIPLCKVNTNDLQKCRPAVTGNYPPPPTPACCTVAKTANLECLCPFLSRSGIDPAKLKALFANCGVNNPSCLP from the exons ATGGGTAAGAACAATGCCAGAATCCTCATCACAGTTCTTGCGATGGTTTTAACCGCAGCAATGATGATCCAAGAAGGTAAGAGCATTCCCCTATGTAAAGTCAACACAAATGACTTGCAGAAATGTCGTCCAGCGGTCACTGGAAACTACCCGCCACCTCCGACTCCCGCCTGCTGCACAGTGGCCAAAACTGCGAACCTTGAATGTCTCTGCCCGTTCCTCTCCCGGTCCGGGATTGACCCAGCAAAACTCAAGGCTCTTTTTGCCAATTGTGGCGTTAACAATCCCTCCTGTTTGCCATG A
- the LOC106327125 gene encoding protein ENHANCED DOWNY MILDEW 2, with product MAFIDDDEEEDSVPQSATNYYFEDDDKEPVSFACLPIQWSDKEKVDGSAAGLYLRGTSDDGLLPLHKLVKAWRFDLSNYRPEISVLTKDNVWIKLEKPRKSYAELIRAVLVTVHALRFLGRNPQASERSLWERLSKIFKAYDVKPSQNDLVDHIDLIAEAVKRDGKLSKSKFIPAFLSKKPTKLRLLDEDNPKDDFIVEDDSAVASNEDELDDEEDDDDYFESVCAICDNGGELLCCEGSCLRSFHATRRDGVDSHCDSLGMTKMQVEAIQKYYCPNCEHKIHSCFICKKLGSSDNSNGAAEVFQCVSATCGYFYHPRCVSKRLHSGNKEEAEALERQIIAGEFTCPLHKCSVCKNGEVKTDSDLQFAVCRRCPKSYHRKCLPREISFEDIDDEDIFTRAWAGLLNNRVLIYCLEHEMDEELMTPVRDHVEFPMSEEEKRRKIPTFKDLASRDRYGQASVKSFRSSFPSSKDGVSTKKHGLVSSVPDHLRKRKEVDPFRKSNLVRNKSQKTMEYGQSREAGKKKVEVNEAHDAEQSKVSLDEGLLNYMHDSNIVKSRRVVPVDSKHSKTDSFSSKESGSEIPKLDNDSQRRLLAIMKKAKEEITMDTILNKYKGPSTYRSSAMTVLSKTITMGKVEGSVQAVRTALKKLEEGGSIEDAKAVCEPEVLSQIFKWKDKFKVYLAPFLHGARYSSFGRHFTKPDKLQLIVDRLHWYAEDGDMIVDFCCGANDFSWLMKAKLEETGKKCSYKNYDLFQAKNDFCFEKRDWLTVCKEELPPGRRLIMGLNPPFGLNASLANAFVAKALEFLPKILILIVPPETDRLDKKRSSYVCIWEDEEIVSGKSFYLPGSVNNEDKQLEESWNVVSPPLSLWSHPDFAAKHREIAKMHNHLPRDVGSLNLKKTDEEANASFHPLGASSDGICDDKSTSRDSPFENGENSRLENEDVPMEVDDELEVADCVNNILLSEKIEARETAAHVNHQSDHLSRRSHLEKDQNTRDYSSRMLGKRNEMEGDRRELNRRSESIEIPEMTSDWQSPVRSSSDDIYAVCTSISNVSPQRSHEPVEASLPSISKKKSNLGKDIREPESKVQGIRKPEEMRNRPTSSARSSREDSYTVRPSTANTSEKPYEAFERSYGASLSHFDDGLAARYGFGGDYRMPDPPLIPDQFPLAPAMRNGPNEMYDYRGYSDLSRGGVGPEVYPQQYGGHLGPMLAPPPPNLMDSALQQRYAPHFDGMNYQRMGSFPPQAPMQPSGHNNFYDPQGFPQQPPPPGDFGMSPMGFAPGPNYPYMGRSGGWLND from the exons ATGGCGTTTATTGACGATGACGAAGAGGAAGACTCTGTTCCTCAGTCAGCCACCAATTACTATTTCGAAGATGACGATAAGGAACCTGTGTCATTCGCCTGTCTGCCTATTCAGTGGAGCGACAAGGAGAAAGTGGACGGAAGTGCAGCTGGTTTGTACTTGCGAGGAACCTCTGATGATGGTCTTTTGCCTCTGCATAAGCTTGTTAAGGCTTGGAGGTTCGACCTTTCCAACTACAGACCGGAGATCTCTGTTCTCACGAAGGATAATGTCTGGATCAAGCTTGAGAAGCCGAGGAAAAGCTATGCGGAGTTGATAAGAGCTGTCCTGGTGACAGTTCACGCTCTTCGGTTTCTTGGGAGGAACCCTCAGGCTTCTGAAAGATCTCTCTGGGAGCGTTTGTCTAAGATTTTCAA GGCATATGACGTGAAGCCATCACAGAATGATTTGGTCGATCACATTGATTTAATCGCTGAAGCTGTTAAAAGAGATGGAAAACTGTCAAAATCCAAG TTTATACCTGCATTTCTCTCAAAGAAGCCTACCAAATTGAGATTACTTGATGAG GACAATCCGAAGGATGATTTCATAGTTGAAGATGACTCAGCTGTAGCTTCCAATGAAGATGAATTGGATGATGAAGAAGACGATGATGACTATTTTGAGTCTGTTTGTGCAATTTGTGACAATGGTGGCGAGCTTTTGTG TTGTGAAGGAAGCTGCCTGAGATCATTCCACGCTACCAGAAGAGATGGTGTTGATTCACATTGCGATTCTCTTGGCATGACGAAGATGCAAGTGGAA GCGATTCAGAAATACTATTGCCCAAACTGTGAGCATAAGATCCATAGTTGTTTTATTTGCAAGAAGCTTGGTTCCTCTGATAACTCCAATGGCGCAGCAGAG GTTTTCCAATGCGTGTCAGCCACCTGTGGGTACTTTTACCATCCTCGTTGCGTCTCAAAACGACTACATTCAGGAAATAAAGAAGAGGCCGAAGCATTAGAGAGACAAATCATTGCGGGAGAGTTTACGTGCCCATTGCACAAATGCAGTGTGTGTAAAAACGGAGAGGTTAAGACTGACTCTGACTTGCAATTTGCTGTATGCCGGCGTTGTCCAAAGTCCTACCACAGAAAATGCCTGCCACG GGAGATTTCTTTTGAAGATATTGATGACGAGGATATATTTACACGTGCATGGGCCGGTCTCTTGAACAACCGTGTACTCATATATTGCCT AGAACATGAGATGGATGAAGAGCTCATGACACCAGTTAGGGACCATGTTGAATTTCCTATGAGCGAGGAGGAGAAGAGAAGAAAGATTCCTACGTTTAAAGATCTTGCCTCACGAGATAGATATGGACAAGCTTCTGTAAAATCATTTAGAAGTTCGTTTCCTTCTTCCAAAGATGGTGTCTCGACAAAGAAGCATGGATTAGTTTCGTCTGTACCAGATCATTTGAGGAAACGAAAGGAAGTTGATCCATTCAGAAAGTCGAACTTGGTTCGAAACAAATCCCAGAAGACGATGGAATATGGACAGTCTCGTGAAGCTGGCAAGAAGAAAGTGGAAGTGAATGAAGCACACGATGCTGAACAAAGCAAGGTCTCACTGGATGAGGGGTTGCTTAATTACATGCATGATTCTAACATAGTAAAATCTCGGCGCGTGGTTCCAGTCGACAGCAAACACAGTAAGACCGACTCATTCTCCTCCAAGGAGTCAGGAAGTGAAATCCCAAAATTAGACAATGATTCTCAAAGGAG GCTCTTGGCGATAATGAAAAAAGCTAAGGAAGAAATCACTATGGATACGATATTAAATAAATACAAAGGTCCATCCACGTACAGAAGCTCTGCAATGACTGTTCTTAGCAAGACGATCACTATGGGGAAGGTAGAGGGCTCAGTTCAG GCTGTCAGAACAGCACTGAAAAAGCTTGAGGAAGGAGGAAGTATTGAGGATGCAAAAGCAGTTTGTGAGCCAGAGGTTCTGAGCCAAATCTTCAAGTGGAAG GATAAGTTCAAAGTTTATCTTGCTCCCTTTCTCCATGGTGCACGCTATTCCTCCTTCGGCCGTCATTTTACTAAGCCCGACAAACTTCAACTG ATTGTAGATAGGCTCCACTGGTATGCAGAAGATGGTGATATG ATTGTGGACTTTTGTTGTGGTGCTAATGACTTTAGCTGGCTGATGAAAGCGAAGCTTGAAGAAACGGGGAAGAAGTGTTCATATAAAAATTACGATCTTTTTCAAGCGAAG AATGATTTTTGTTTTGAGAAAAGAGATTGGCTGACTGTATGCAAAGAGGAGTTGCCACCAGGTCGAAGGCTG ATTATGGGGCTAAATCCGCCATTTGGACTCAATGCTTCTCTTGCAAACGCTTTTGTTGCGAAGGCTCTTGAATTTCTCCCAAAGATTCTCATCCTTATAGTTCCTCCCGAGACTGACAG GTTAGATAAAAAGAGGTCATCTTATGTGTGTATATGGGAAGATGAAGAGATCGTATCTGGAAAG TCCTTTTACCTGCCTGGATCTGTCAATAACGAAGACAAACAGTTAGAAGAAAGCTGGAATGTAGTTTCACCGCCTCTTTCTCTCTGGAGTCATCCCGACTTTGCAGCCAAGCACAGGGAAATAGCGAAGATGCATAACCATTTGCCTAGGGATGTGGGGAGCTTAAATTTGAAGAAAACTGACGAAGAAGCAAATGCATCTTTTCATCCACTTGGAGCTTCTTCTGATGGCATATGTGATGATAAATCTACATCAAGAGATAGTCCATTTGAAAATGGTGAGAATTCCAGATTGGAAAACGAAGATGTTCCTATGGAAGTAGATGATGAGCTTGAGGTAGCTGATTGTGTTAATAACATTCTGCTCTCTGAGAAAATTGAAGCACGGGAAACTGCAGCGCATGTTAATCATCAGTCGGATCACTTGTCAAGGAGAAGTCATCTGGAAAAGGATCAAAATACCAGAGACTACTCTAGTAGGATGCTTGGGAAGAGAAATGAGATGGAAGGGGACCGAAGAGAGTTGAATAGAAGATCCGAGAGCATCGAGATCCCCGAGATGACATCTGATTGGCAGAGTCCTGTGAGGTCTTCTTCAGATGATATATATGCTGTCTGCACATCAATTTCTAATGTGTCACCACAAAGATCTCACGAGCCTGTAGAAGCATCTCTGCCTTCAATATCAAAGAAAAAAAGTAACTTGGGAAAGGATATTAGAGAACCTGAGAGTAAGGTGCAGGGCATTAGAAAACCAGAAGAGATGCGAAATCGGCCGACGAGCTCTGCAAGATCTTCTAGAGAGGACAGCTACACTGTTCGTCCTTCAACAGCAAATACGAGTGAGAAACCATATGAAGCTTTTGAACGATCTTATGGTGCATCTTTATCCCATTTCGACGATGGTCTCGCTGCTAGATATGGTTTTGGTGGAGACTACAGGATGCCGGATCCTCCATTGATACCAGATCAGTTTCCATTGGCACCAGCTATGAGGAATGGTCCTAACGAGATGTATGATTACCGAGGATACTCTGACCTCAGTAGAGGAGGGGTTGGTCCTGAAGTGTATCCACAGCAGTACGGTGGGCACTTGGGTCCCATGTTAGCACCTCCTCCTCCAAATCTGATGGACAGTGCATTACAACAACGTTATGCTCCTCATTTTGATGGAATGAATTACCAGAGGATGGGCTCTTTCCCACCTCAGGCTCCAATGCAACCTAGTGGACACAACAACTTCTATGATCCTCAGGGCTTTCCGCAGCAACCACCACCACCTGGAGACTTTGGGATGAGTCCAATGGGGTTTGCCCCTGGCCCGAACTACCCTTATATGGGTAGATCTGGCGGTTGGCTTAATGACTAG
- the LOC106323414 gene encoding uncharacterized protein LOC106323414 has product MRHHLIEGLKDQYMTIENPLDLWNALRHRYDHQKMVLLPKARHDWMHLRFMDFKSVDEYNSALFKIVSILKLCGEEVSDVMMLEKTYTTFNQSNSVLQQQYRTKGFATYTDLISCLLLAETNNELLMKNSGARPAGTAPLPEAHDIEKKDPKETYYAQDNRKPYGHSRGGYRGRRRDNHNGRDNYSTGRRGNHNNRGRGSNYGRGRGSYGRGRGGISKPSHTTKSLCHRCGMDNHWAKNCRTPKHLCELYQESIKNKNPEANMIQENDHDNKGYGYDADDESDRDNKDDQMDFETSDCLKD; this is encoded by the coding sequence ATGCGCCATCATCTCATTGAAGGTCTTAAGGATCAGTACATGACGATTGAGAATCCATTGGATCTTTGGAATGCTTTAAGGCACAGATATGATCACCAAAAGATGGTGTTGCTTCCAAAGGCAAGGCACGATTGGATGCACCTCAGATTCATGGACTTCAAGTCCGTGGATGAGTACAACTCGGCCTTATTCAAAATCGTCTCAATACTAAAGCTGTGTGGTGAAGAAGTGTCCGATGTGATGATGCTTGAAAAGACCTATACGACTTTCAATCAGTCGAATTCTGTGTTGCAACAGCAATATAGAACAAAAGGTTTTGCCACATACACTGATCTGATCTCCTGTCTACTCTTGGCCGAGACAAATAATGAGCTTCTCATGAAGAACAGTGGAGCTAGACCGGCCGGGACAGCACCATTACCCGAAGCCCATGACATTGAAAAGAAAGATCCCAAAGAAACCTACTATGCCCAAGACAACAGGAAACCATACGGTCATAGCCGTGGTGGGTACAGGGGGCGTAGGCGTGACAATCATAACGGTCGAGATAACTACTCAACCGGCCGAAGAGGAAACCACAATAACCGTGGTCGTGGTTCCAATTACGGTCGGGGCCGAGGGAGTTATGGCCGTGGACGAGGTGGCATATCCAAACCATCTCACACGACCAAGTCCTTATGTCACAGATGCGGGATGGACAATCATTGGGCCAAGAACTGCAGAACTCCAAAGCACTTGTGCGAACTCTATCAAGAGAGTATCAAGAACAAGAACCCGGAGGCAAATATGATCCAAGAAAACGATCATGATAACAAAGGATATGGGTACGATGCTGATGATGAATCGGACAGGGACAACAAGGATGACCAAATGGATTTTGAAACTTCTGATTGTCTAAAGGACTAG